The following are encoded in a window of Brevibacillus ruminantium genomic DNA:
- a CDS encoding aspartyl-phosphate phosphatase Spo0E family protein — MEEEKLKLTIEQLRQQLCQMVKEKGFSDPSVVALSQELDIYIVEYQKRHTEVKTWNM; from the coding sequence TTGGAAGAGGAAAAACTTAAACTGACTATAGAACAGTTGCGACAACAATTATGCCAAATGGTAAAAGAAAAGGGCTTCTCCGATCCTTCCGTAGTAGCCTTAAGCCAAGAACTGGACATCTACATTGTTGAGTATCAGAAAAGACATACAGAAGTGAAAACATGGAATATGTAA
- a CDS encoding YdeI/OmpD-associated family protein gives MEIDNLIPVKSRGELRFWLQENSKIEKSCWVLVSMTPKSDMLLYLDAVEEALCFGWIDGVKKKISETDLAQRLSPRGKKSSWTELNKERVRRLEKLGLMTDEGRKILPDMDYDSFRIDPVIEQRLKEEKQIYENFKAFPDLYKRVRIDTIQSLKNQPELFKSRLDKFITNTRENKMYGQWNDYGRLLDY, from the coding sequence ATGGAAATCGATAATTTAATTCCTGTAAAGTCCAGAGGAGAGTTGAGGTTTTGGCTACAGGAAAATAGTAAGATTGAAAAATCTTGTTGGGTCTTAGTTAGTATGACGCCCAAATCGGATATGCTCTTATATTTGGATGCGGTCGAGGAAGCTTTGTGCTTTGGATGGATCGATGGAGTCAAGAAGAAAATATCTGAAACAGATCTGGCACAGAGGCTGTCCCCTCGAGGCAAAAAAAGCTCATGGACCGAATTGAATAAAGAACGTGTCCGCCGCCTCGAAAAGTTGGGGTTGATGACAGACGAAGGAAGAAAGATTCTTCCTGATATGGATTACGACTCTTTTCGAATCGATCCCGTTATAGAGCAAAGGCTGAAAGAGGAAAAGCAAATATATGAGAATTTCAAGGCATTTCCGGATCTGTATAAAAGAGTTCGGATCGACACGATACAAAGCCTAAAAAATCAACCGGAATTATTTAAGAGCAGATTGGACAAATTCATAACCAACACGAGAGAAAACAAAATGTACGGTCAATGGAATGATTATGGACGTCTACTGGATTATTAA